The Streptomyces sp. NBC_01439 genome contains the following window.
CGCGGTCCACTGGGCGTTCGCGGCCACCCAGGCCATGTCGTTGCCGGGGAAGACCGAGGCCTGGAAGGAGCCCTGGGCCACCTGGTTGAAGCCGCTGGTGGTGGTTCCGGCGCGCCCGCAGTGCCCGGCGGTGGCGAAACCGTTCACGGACCCCTTGGTGACGGGGAAGCCGACGGAACAGCGGCCGCTGCCGTTCATGTAGTACGCGTCCCCGCCGCGCAGGTCGTGCAGCGGGCGCGGGGCCACGGCCGTACGGACCACCGTGACGGCGGCCGCGTCGGTTCCGGTGGCGGCCAGCAGCGCGGCCGCCGCCCCCGCCTCGGTCTCCTCGACGACGAGGGTGTTGGAGCGCGGGTCGACGTAGCGGACCGGGGTCGCGGGGCCGGCAGCCAGGTCCAGGGCGGCCCGGTCGGCGTCCAGGTCGGCCAGGGTCCGGGCGACCAGCTTCGCCCGCGCGCCCGTGGCTCGTATCGCGGCGGTGTCGGAGGCCCGGGTGGTGGCCACGGTGAGGGTGCCCGCGTCGGCCCCGTCCACCCAGGCCCCGGCGAAGGCGGCGCCGAGCCGGTCGCGCAGCCGGGCGGCGGTGGCCCCCGCCTCGGCCTCGTGGACGAGTCGGGCCTTGGCCTGCGTGGGGGTCAGGCCGAGGTCGCGCTGCATCGCGGCGAGCAGTTCGGGCGGGGCGTCGGCGGTGCGCAGGGCGGCCGCCGCGGAGGGCGCCGCGGGGGTGGGATCGGCGATGGCGCCGCCGGTCCCGGCCAGCAGCAACCCGGCGGCGGCCAGGGCGGTACACGCCGCGCGGGCGTGTCGCTTGAGCATGGGGGATCTCCTCGGTTTCCGGTGGGGTCTGCGGAAACCGTAGAAATCCGAACCATTGCGTGGGAGCTGCCAGTTGGCCCCTGCCCCGGTGTTATGCCCGGGCCGTACGACGGCCCGCGCGCGGTCGAGGTGCGTTCATGGGGCGGCGGTCGGAGGATGGGGCCAGGGGTAAACCGTAGGAGGTACGCGATGGTCAGTGAACCCGACGAGCAGCCCACGCGGTCGGACCGGCTCTTCACGGGCGGGGAACGGCCGTACGACCCCGAGGACCTCGTGATGGTGACCGGCCACGACCCGACTCCGGAGCGGGTCGAGAAGGCCCGGAAGCTCATGGAGAAGGAGGGCCCGCAGGTCATCGAGCGCTACCTGCCGTAGCCACGGCACGGCGCCCGAGCGCTGCCGCAACCGCCCCCGGCTCCGCTGGGGGCGTCCTCCAGCCCCGCCGGCGATTGAGGCGCGGGGGCCCGGGGGCAGCGCCCCCGCAACGGCGCCGCGCCCGCCCGGTGCCCGGCTAAGCCGCCGGCAAGGCGCCGGCTCCGGCCGACCTGGCCAACGCCTCCGCATGCGCGGCCCGCACGTGCCCCAGCACATCGGCGGCCCGCGCAGCGACCCGCGCGGCAGGATGCCAGCCCAGCAGGTGCCGCCAGATCAGCGGGGTCCCGGCGAGGGGCCGCGTGACCACCCCCGGGGTCACCGGGAACGTGGCCCGGCACAGTCCGACCGCCCGTCCCACCTGCACCAGGTGCACGCAGGAGGCGGTGTCGGTCTCGTAGACGCAGGCGGGCGCAAAGCCGGCCCGCACGCAGGCCGCGGCGAAGCAGTCGCCGAAACACCCGTCGCCGGG
Protein-coding sequences here:
- a CDS encoding carbohydrate-binding protein, which translates into the protein MLKRHARAACTALAAAGLLLAGTGGAIADPTPAAPSAAAALRTADAPPELLAAMQRDLGLTPTQAKARLVHEAEAGATAARLRDRLGAAFAGAWVDGADAGTLTVATTRASDTAAIRATGARAKLVARTLADLDADRAALDLAAGPATPVRYVDPRSNTLVVEETEAGAAAALLAATGTDAAAVTVVRTAVAPRPLHDLRGGDAYYMNGSGRCSVGFPVTKGSVNGFATAGHCGRAGTTTSGFNQVAQGSFQASVFPGNDMAWVAANAQWTATPYVKGSGGANVQVTGSVLQPVGASVCRSGSTTGWHCGTIQQHGTSVTYPEGTISGVTRTTVCAEPGDSGGSYISGSQAQGVTSGGSGNCSSGGTTFFQPLNPILSAYGLTLKVSGSDPGPGPGPGDPEPGGSWKAGTVYAAGATVTHGGSTYRCLQGHQAQPGWEPPNVPALWQRV